A DNA window from Pungitius pungitius chromosome 1, fPunPun2.1, whole genome shotgun sequence contains the following coding sequences:
- the kif3b gene encoding kinesin-like protein KIF3B, producing MSKSKSSESVKVVVRCRPMNEKELAANFQSVVGVDVKLGQIVVRNPREALAGEHPKVFTFDSVYDWNSKQIDLYDETFRPLVDSVLLGFNGTIFAYGQTGTGKTYTMEGVRNDIEKRGVIPNSFEHIFTHISRSQNQQYLVRASYLEIYQEEIKDLLSKDQTRRLELRERPDTGVYVKDLSSFVTKSVREIEHVMNVGNQNRSVGATNMNEHSSRSHAIFVITVECSELDDDGENHIRVGKLNLVDLAGSERQTKTGAQGERLKEATKINLSLSALGNVISSLVDGRSSHIPYRDSKLTRLLQDSLGGNARTVMVANIGPASYNVEETLTTLRYSNRAKNIKNKPHINEDPKDALLREFQEEIARLKEQLQKRSGRKKKRRGRRRDGSDGEDLEDGETEEDNEDGDDKGVYWREQQEKLERERKAIMEDHSLVAEEKVLLLKEKEKKMEDLKKEREAGEMLSAKVKAMESKLLVGGKNIVDHTNEQQKMLELRRQEIAEQKRREREMQQQMDNRDEETLELKETYSSLQQEVDIKTKKLKKLFAKLQAVKAEIHDIQEAHINERQELEQTQNELTRDLKLKHLIIENFIPLEEKNKIVSRAYFDEEDEYWKTKPITRLEDNHQMMSRPLSTVGYRRPLSHHARMAMIMRPEMRYKAENIMMLDMDLPARTTKEYQEPVIAPKVAAALESALKDEDEIQVDASGFHSSLGSAPPAGASLKKPKSSRPRTGKKSSTPTSPYSPSSPGSPLYPQSRGLVPK from the exons ATGTCCAAGAGCAAGAGCTCCGAGTCGGTCAAGGTGGTGGTCCGTTGTCGGCCCATGAATGAAAAAGAGCTGGCAGCCAACTTTCAAAGCGTGGTCGGGGTCGACGTCAAGTTGGGCCAAATCGTGGTCAGGAACCCCAGGGAGGCCTTGGCTGGTGAACACCCAAAGGTCTTCACCTTTGATTCAGTCTATGACTGGAACTCCAAACAAATAGATTTATACGATGAAACCTTCAGGCCTCTGGTGGACTCTGTACTTCTCGGTTTCAACGGGACCATTTTTGCCTACGGGCAGACCGGTACGGGGAAAACATACACTATGGAGGGGGTGAGAAACGATATAGAGAAGAGAGGGGTGATTCCAAACTCCTTTGAGCACATCTTCACTCACATTTCCCGCTCTCAGAATCAGCAGTATCTGGTGAGAGCGTCGTATCTCGAAATTTACCAGGAGGAGATCAAAGACCTGCTCTCAAAAGACCAGACGCGTCGCCTGGAGCTCCGAGAGCGGCCCGACACCGGCGTGTACGTCAAGGACCTCTCGTCATTTGTCACCAAGAGCGTGCGGGAGATCGAACACGTCATGAACGTGGGCAACCAGAACCGCTCGGTGGGTGCCACAAACATGAACGAGCACAGCTCTCGCTCGCACGCCATCTTCGTCATCACCGTGGAGTGCAGCGAGCTGGATGACGACGGGGAGAACCACATCAGAGTTGGCAAACTGAACCTGGTCGATTTGGCTGGCAGTGAACGGCAGACCAAGACCGGTGCTCAGGGAGAGAGGCTTAAAGAAGCAACCAAGATCAACCTGTCCCTTTCAGCGCTGGGCAACGTCATCTCGTCTCTGGTGGACGGCAGGAGCAGCCACATCCCCTACCGCGATTCCAAACTCACCCGTCTGCTGCAGGACTCCCTGGGGGGCAACGCCCGCACGGTCATGGTCGCCAACATCGGTCCGGCGTCCTACAACGTGGAGGAGACGCTGACGACGCTACGCTATTCCAACAGGGCGAAGAACATCAAGAACAAACCGCACATCAACGAGGACCCCAAGGACGCCCTGCTCCGGGAGTTCCAGGAGGAGATCGCCAGGCTGAAGGAGCAGCTGCAAAAGCGCtcggggaggaagaaaaagcggagggggaggagaagggacgGGAGCGACGgggaggacctggaggacggagagacggaggaggacaaCGAGGACGGGGACGACAAAGGGGTTTACTGGcgggagcagcaggagaagctggagaggGAAAGGAAGGCCATTATGGAGGATCACAGTCTGGTGGCTGAGGAGAAAGTTCTGCTGCTtaaggaaaaagagaagaagatggaAGATTTGAAGAAGGAGCGTGAAGCCGGAGAGATGCTTTCAGCCAAAGTGAAG GCGATGGAGAGTAAGCTTCTGGTAGGGGGGAAGAACATCGTTGATCACACCAACGAGCAACAGAAAATGCTGGAGCTGAGGAGGCAGGAGATCGCTGAGCAG AAACGTCGGGAGCGGgagatgcagcagcagatggacAACCGCGACGAAGAGACGCTGGAGCTGAAGGAGACCTACAGCTCTCTGCAGCAAGAGGTCGACATCAAAACCAAGAAGCTGAAGAAG ctgtttgCCAAGCTGCAGGCGGTGAAGGCAGAAATCCACGACATCCAGGAGGCTCACATCAACGAGCGCCAGGAGCTGGAACAGACCCAGAACGAGCTCACCAGGGACCTCAAACTCAA gCATTTGATCATCGAGAACTTCATCCCcttggaggagaagaacaaaataGTCAGCAGGGCTTACTTTGATGAGGAGGACGAATACTGGAAAACGAAGCCCATCACGCGCTTAGAGGA TAACCATCAGATGATGAGCAGGCCTTTGTCCACGGTCGGCTACAGGAGGCCTCTCAGCCACCATGCTCGCATGGCCATGATTATGAGGCCTGAGATGAGATACAAA gccgaAAACATCATGATGCTGGACATGGACCTGCCTGCTCGGACCACCAAAGAATATCAGGAGCCGGTTATCGCCCCTAAGGTGGCGGCAGCTCTGGAGAGCGCTCTAAAGGATGAGGATGAGATCCAGGTGGATGCCTCGGGCTTCCACAGCAGCTTGGGATCAGCCCCGCCTGCAGGCGCCAGTCTCAAGAAACCAAAGTCCAG TCGACCGAGAACCGGCAAGAAGTCGAGCACCCCCACCTCTCCTTACAGCCCCTCAAGTCCCGGATCCCCTCTCTACCCACAATCCCGCGGCCTGGTGCCCAAGTGA